AGGGGTACGATGGTCACCATCCAGGTTCCCCTCGACCTCCCTACGACTCGTCGCGGGCCTGTCGCTCAGGCCCGGCGGCCGAAGTCTGCCACAACCAGAAAGAGGCGCCGGAGTGGGATCTAGTTGCCACTGTCTGATTATCCCTCATGGCATCCGAGATCGGCCGTGTGATGAAGGATGCTGTTCGCCCATCGAAGAACCAGGGACTGTCGCTGGTGCCGTATCAGCTGTCCGCCGCGAAGCCTGGGATCTCCTCATGCTCGATGTTGCACGGCCGAACAGGCATGGCTTGGAAGTGTTGAAAGAGGTCAACCTGTTGAGGCCGACGCTCCTGGCTCCAATACCTAGAGCGTGAATTTGCCTTGCACGTCTTGAAGGCCTGGGCCTTCTGGGTACCTGACCAATGATCAAGCGCCTTCCGAACTCCTGATGGCTGTGAAAGAGATCCTGGCGGGCCGGCGGTACATTCCGGTACGCCAGGCGACCTGGTTGCTCACCATCTACACAGCACCCATCCAGCGGTGCAGCATGCGTTTCTCTCTGACCGAGAGATGGAGGTTCTGTGGCTGCTCGGGCAGTGCAAGACAGTCTCGGCTATCGGCGCCGAGACGACGCTCAGTGTCAAAACCGTCAATACCTACCGCACCAGACATCCCAGCAAACTTGATCTCCGCACGACGGCCGAACTCATCCATTACGGGATTGAGCATCATCAGACGACCTAGCCATCACGCCACTGCGGCGGCACGCTTTTGTACGATATTCGTCAAGTCCTCGCCCCATGATCATAGGAATGCCCACCAGCACCCTATGGAGCTGGTCTGATGGCGCTGTAGGACGGGTACGGACATACCGATAGGCTCCGGTCTGATATATCCCCGTAACATCCGGCGGTATGCTGACCGATAAGAGTCCACGGGCCATAACGTGGTGATCAAGAACGCCTATGCATATTCTCCTTGTTGATGATCACCCCTTGCTTCGTCTCGCCGTCAGGCAAGTGATTGAGTGCCACTATCCATCCTCCACCATTCGTGAGGCTGCGACTGCTGATGAGGCCTTGCGAATCACGCGTGCCCAGCCGATCGAGGTGGTGATTCTCGATATCCAGCTTCCGGACCACAGTGGTCTGACGTTGCTGAAACAACTCAAGAAGGTACGCACGAAGATCACCTGCGTGGTCCTGACCATCCACAGCGATCCGCAGTATCTGAGACTCGCGTTCCAACATGGAGTATCGGCATACCTGACAAAAGAGTCTGCTCCCGAAGAACTCCACAAGGCGATTCGAACCGTCTGCTCCGGTGGCCGATACATCTCTAAGGACCTGAATGGATCCATTGACGTAAAGGGGCGGCCCCTTCCTGCCATGCTCCCCAACCCTCAGCTCTCGTCTCGTGAGCTGGAGGTTCTCTCTTGGTTGGCAAAGGGACGAACTGTTTCTCAGGTCGCCACACGGTTGAAGCTCAGCGTCAAAACCGTCAGTACCTATCGATCCCGTTTGCTCCAAAAGTTGCAATTGGAGACGACGGCTGATCTCATCCGGTATGCCGTTGATCGCCATCTTGCGAAGTAATGTCTGACCCCATCACCAGCATGCGACGTCGTATCGGGCAGGTAAAATAAATCTCCAGATCAGATCAAAACCTTCACTATTTTGTGTCCGTCAGCGTGTTCGAGTGAGCTGTCAGCCGAGTGGTGGCGGAACCGAACAGGATGGGCTAACGGGGTTTCTTGATGCGTGGTAAACCACGTAATTCTCAGACCGGCCGATTAGGGATCGAGCCGCGCAAGACCGGCAAGGATCATCCTTGCCCATCGTGTCCGATTCGAGTCCTTACTGCCCACAGTCATGATCTCGTCAGGCTCGGTGTGGGAGCGATGCCTGAGGGGGAAGAAGACATTGTGCTTGTGGGGGAATCCCATCGCCGGGCCGGCGCG
The Candidatus Nitrospira nitrosa DNA segment above includes these coding regions:
- a CDS encoding response regulator — encoded protein: MHILLVDDHPLLRLAVRQVIECHYPSSTIREAATADEALRITRAQPIEVVILDIQLPDHSGLTLLKQLKKVRTKITCVVLTIHSDPQYLRLAFQHGVSAYLTKESAPEELHKAIRTVCSGGRYISKDLNGSIDVKGRPLPAMLPNPQLSSRELEVLSWLAKGRTVSQVATRLKLSVKTVSTYRSRLLQKLQLETTADLIRYAVDRHLAK
- a CDS encoding LuxR C-terminal-related transcriptional regulator, whose translation is MEVLWLLGQCKTVSAIGAETTLSVKTVNTYRTRHPSKLDLRTTAELIHYGIEHHQTT